The Petrotoga olearia DSM 13574 genome includes a region encoding these proteins:
- a CDS encoding carbohydrate ABC transporter permease: MTREKRRKLVGLLFVLPGLISYLAWTLYPIIKSFIMSLYKWNINPNIPNKFIGLENYTQLFQDPKFYAALKNTIFYTLITVPGQMVFGFLVALLLNRKMKGQTLFRLLYYLPVITSWVIVSILFQYLFAARGGLVNFLLKDLLHMIQKDVPWLSNPKTAMIPIYTLGIWKGIGWSMLIFLAGLQGIPKQLYEAASLDGANSWQTTTKITLPLMVPTIMFELVMLTIGGFNVFLSVYVMTGGGPMGSTEVLSSYMFKEAFDYFHFGYGSAISVIFFIIVFTIAQIQRKLLAKRSLY; this comes from the coding sequence ATGACTAGGGAAAAGAGAAGAAAATTGGTTGGCCTTCTTTTTGTCTTGCCTGGTTTGATCAGTTATCTTGCGTGGACTTTGTATCCGATTATAAAAAGTTTCATTATGAGTTTATATAAATGGAATATTAATCCTAATATTCCTAATAAATTTATTGGCTTAGAAAATTATACCCAATTATTTCAAGATCCAAAATTTTATGCAGCTCTTAAGAATACGATTTTTTATACACTAATTACAGTTCCTGGACAAATGGTTTTTGGCTTTTTAGTAGCTCTCCTTTTAAATAGAAAAATGAAAGGTCAAACTTTATTTCGGTTGCTGTACTATTTGCCTGTCATTACTTCTTGGGTAATAGTCTCAATATTGTTTCAATATCTCTTTGCTGCAAGAGGAGGTTTAGTAAACTTTCTATTAAAAGACTTGCTTCATATGATACAGAAGGATGTTCCATGGCTATCCAACCCAAAAACAGCAATGATACCTATTTACACATTGGGCATATGGAAAGGCATAGGGTGGTCGATGCTTATTTTCTTAGCCGGACTTCAAGGAATACCTAAACAACTTTACGAAGCGGCTTCTTTAGACGGTGCTAATAGCTGGCAAACCACAACTAAAATTACTTTACCTTTAATGGTACCCACAATTATGTTCGAACTTGTCATGCTTACAATTGGCGGATTTAATGTTTTTCTTTCAGTTTATGTTATGACTGGCGGGGGACCGATGGGATCAACGGAGGTCTTGTCTTCATATATGTTTAAAGAAGCCTTCGATTATTTCCACTTTGGTTATGGGTCAGCAATATCGGTAATTTTCTTCATTATTGTTTTTACCATAGCCCAAATTCAAAGAAAACTATTAGCTAAAAGAAGTCTCTATTAA
- a CDS encoding glycogen synthase, producing MKIAYVSYEVSPFAKAGGLADVAGALPKYIKNAGEEIYVIMPFHKNIENNFDISKFEVVKTDLIPNSHTHKSPFSVYKSYLEGSSVVIYFIKTDSLYDSKNIYDEENIFLKTSYFCDSALKTIKECEPDTNVININDWHTSLIPVYLKTHYLQDNILKKIATILTIHNIGYQGLFNPEVLNQAGLPNYLFNINALEYYGKINVLKGGILFSNIINTVSPTYAKEIQSEEYGYGLEGILKVRSEDLFGILNGIDYSIYDPLKDPHIFHPIESYEDKLKNKTSLQEYLGLTKDENITLISFIGRLFEQKGIDLISKIMDLLLLNDIQFVLLGTGDKKYEEYFATLTKLYPKKISINITFDVDLAQKIYAGSDIFLMPSKYEPCGLGQMYSMRYGTVPVVRYTGGLKDTVSEYNSKDKKGTGFGFHEYKEADLLYTLMKAIYFHQKRKDDWTNIFENCMKEDFSYEKTAKKYIELYKIALDKKRGH from the coding sequence ATGAAAATAGCTTATGTATCCTACGAAGTTTCCCCATTCGCTAAAGCCGGAGGTTTGGCAGACGTAGCTGGAGCCCTACCAAAATATATTAAAAATGCAGGAGAAGAAATATACGTTATAATGCCTTTTCATAAAAACATAGAAAATAATTTTGATATTTCTAAATTTGAGGTTGTAAAAACGGACTTAATACCTAATTCCCATACACATAAATCTCCTTTTAGCGTCTATAAAAGTTATTTAGAAGGTTCCTCTGTAGTAATTTATTTCATAAAAACCGATTCTCTCTATGATTCAAAAAACATATATGATGAAGAAAATATCTTTTTGAAGACTTCATACTTCTGTGATTCTGCTTTAAAAACTATAAAAGAATGCGAACCCGACACAAACGTTATCAACATAAACGACTGGCACACTTCTCTTATACCTGTATATCTAAAAACCCATTATTTACAAGACAACATTTTAAAAAAGATAGCAACAATATTAACTATTCACAACATAGGTTATCAAGGACTTTTTAACCCCGAAGTATTAAATCAGGCTGGATTGCCTAATTACCTCTTCAACATAAACGCTCTGGAATATTATGGAAAAATAAATGTGTTGAAAGGTGGAATTTTGTTCAGTAATATAATAAATACCGTGAGTCCTACGTATGCAAAAGAAATACAAAGTGAAGAATACGGTTACGGGTTAGAAGGTATATTGAAGGTTCGATCTGAGGATTTGTTTGGTATATTAAACGGCATTGACTATAGCATTTATGACCCCTTAAAAGATCCTCATATTTTTCATCCCATTGAATCATACGAAGACAAGTTAAAAAATAAAACAAGTTTACAGGAATACTTAGGGCTCACTAAGGATGAAAATATAACCCTAATCTCTTTTATTGGTAGGCTCTTTGAGCAAAAAGGAATCGATTTAATTTCAAAAATAATGGACTTATTGTTACTCAACGATATTCAATTTGTGCTATTAGGAACAGGAGATAAAAAATATGAAGAATACTTTGCTACGTTGACAAAGCTTTATCCTAAAAAGATCTCCATAAACATAACCTTCGATGTTGATTTAGCTCAAAAGATATACGCAGGATCTGATATATTTTTGATGCCATCTAAGTATGAACCATGTGGATTAGGCCAAATGTACTCAATGAGATACGGTACCGTTCCTGTTGTAAGATACACTGGGGGGTTGAAAGATACCGTCTCAGAATACAACTCTAAAGATAAAAAAGGAACAGGATTTGGATTTCATGAATACAAAGAAGCAGATCTATTATACACTTTAATGAAAGCCATCTACTTTCATCAAAAAAGGAAAGATGATTGGACAAATATTTTTGAAAACTGTATGAAAGAAGACTTCTCTTACGAAAAAACTGCCAAGAAATACATCGAATTATACAAAATTGCCCTTGACAAAAAACGAGGTCATTGA
- a CDS encoding glycoside hydrolase family 66 protein has product MRKKIIFLSFYNLLLFVSILGGESMDILFDKSFYYPNDSINLRLLNFPNETKKIKIVITKGIQTINELSMNISRVEKIMQMSLKAPYKVGGYGLDFYLNDNLILSRGFSVLNSWTESPRYGFLTDFGEERINIEKTFDYLAQYHINSLQYYDWMYDYGYLVSKEENYKDAWNRQKNISNSVLKELIREGHKNNIFSMAYVSIYGVERNLGLNNHEWLLYEIKGEHYEPVDFYQKILITNTYQDSGWTKFLIQQCKETLNFGFDGIHLDQYGYPKDYASFYLEDNEYKPYITSKGFKEFINKLKQQTEAPVIFNYVNNWPKEIQSQTKADVIYIEPWESCNTYEDMYKMIKEAKKRSKKDVITAAYINPSFEENITLTDAVIAISGGRRLELGEYMLILGGPYFPGDADIVSQDLLNKLRNYYDYQVRYEELFDIPEKEVELKGNNLSLNPKKDSIWYNVKMNSKYVFINLVNFVGTSTNFWRMKTKKPNTINDIEIFIPLNNIKNVYFASADNQLFFSKIDFSETENGLIVKVPTIEYWSTILMELE; this is encoded by the coding sequence TTGCGTAAGAAAATCATATTTTTAAGCTTTTACAACTTGCTTTTGTTCGTATCAATACTTGGAGGTGAAAGTATGGACATTTTGTTTGATAAATCATTCTATTATCCAAATGATTCTATAAATCTAAGGTTGTTGAATTTTCCTAATGAAACTAAAAAAATTAAAATTGTTATAACTAAAGGTATTCAAACAATTAATGAATTAAGTATGAACATATCTAGAGTCGAAAAAATCATGCAAATGTCTTTAAAAGCTCCTTATAAAGTTGGAGGGTATGGATTAGACTTTTATTTAAATGATAATCTGATCTTAAGTAGAGGCTTTTCAGTTTTAAATTCGTGGACTGAGTCACCTCGCTATGGGTTTTTAACAGATTTTGGTGAAGAAAGAATTAACATCGAAAAAACTTTTGATTATTTAGCTCAATACCATATCAACTCTTTGCAATATTATGATTGGATGTATGATTATGGATATTTAGTTTCTAAAGAAGAAAATTACAAAGATGCTTGGAATAGACAAAAAAACATATCAAATTCCGTTTTAAAGGAACTAATAAGAGAAGGCCATAAAAATAATATTTTTTCCATGGCGTATGTTTCTATTTACGGTGTAGAAAGAAATCTTGGCTTAAACAATCACGAATGGTTGTTATATGAAATAAAAGGTGAGCATTATGAACCTGTTGACTTTTATCAAAAAATTTTAATCACAAATACTTATCAAGATTCAGGTTGGACAAAATTTCTTATACAACAATGTAAAGAGACTTTAAATTTTGGATTTGATGGGATACATTTAGATCAATATGGATACCCTAAAGATTATGCATCTTTTTACTTAGAAGATAACGAATATAAACCTTACATAACATCTAAAGGTTTTAAGGAATTCATAAATAAATTGAAACAGCAAACAGAAGCTCCTGTAATCTTTAATTATGTTAATAATTGGCCTAAGGAAATTCAATCTCAAACTAAAGCAGACGTGATTTATATTGAACCTTGGGAATCATGTAATACATATGAAGATATGTACAAAATGATCAAAGAAGCTAAGAAAAGAAGCAAAAAGGATGTCATAACTGCTGCTTACATTAATCCCTCTTTTGAAGAAAATATTACTTTGACCGATGCTGTTATTGCAATAAGTGGTGGAAGAAGATTAGAACTGGGAGAATATATGTTAATACTTGGAGGACCCTATTTCCCTGGTGACGCAGATATTGTAAGTCAAGATTTACTAAATAAACTTAGGAATTACTATGATTACCAAGTAAGATATGAAGAATTATTTGATATCCCAGAAAAAGAAGTAGAATTAAAAGGAAATAATTTATCTTTGAACCCAAAAAAAGATTCTATATGGTACAATGTTAAGATGAACTCTAAGTATGTTTTCATTAATCTTGTCAATTTTGTAGGGACAAGTACCAACTTTTGGAGAATGAAAACAAAAAAACCCAATACAATCAATGATATAGAAATTTTTATTCCTTTAAACAATATTAAAAATGTATATTTTGCTTCAGCTGATAATCAGTTATTTTTTTCAAAAATAGATTTTTCAGAAACAGAAAATGGGTTAATTGTAAAAGTTCCAACAATTGAATATTGGTCAACTATTCTGATGGAATTAGAATAA
- a CDS encoding ROK family protein codes for MALVGSRELIRDINEKTILKEIFLEKQIDRASLARKTSLSGGTVTKITSDLLKKGLIRVVGESTSTGGRKPILLCINPDFGNILGVKIGLGYLQLIITDLTGKILSQERKEFGEEFDPHKISYLIKEYVEQKNKNHLVGASVAVSGTIDSTKGVVLDSFILNWKNVELGKILKNILKVPVYIINDADSFALAHLWKGKLKKYKHALVMTLGVGIGGSLIVNGNLYTGNGGAGEIGHMTIKGNGNKCRCGSYGCLEAEASFESLVNKINTKSENTLLKEYYKTFKNTELSEIDFIRLALKEDPQVSHEVFNEYSTLIGTAIKNLINIFTPEYFLIGGEALEFSDYFLENSINYARENAFGNLGERVIYDVDNLGPKAWMLGGVYQVIQEEMFYINVLDSLEIQKF; via the coding sequence TTGGCTTTAGTAGGTAGCAGAGAATTAATTAGGGATATAAATGAGAAAACTATATTAAAGGAAATCTTTTTAGAAAAACAGATCGACAGAGCTTCACTAGCAAGAAAAACAAGTTTGAGTGGTGGAACAGTCACAAAGATTACCTCTGATTTACTAAAGAAGGGTTTGATCAGGGTAGTTGGAGAAAGTACTTCGACCGGAGGAAGAAAACCCATTCTATTATGCATTAATCCAGATTTTGGAAATATTTTAGGTGTGAAGATAGGTTTGGGATATCTTCAACTGATAATCACTGATCTAACTGGAAAAATCTTATCTCAGGAACGAAAGGAGTTTGGAGAGGAGTTTGATCCACATAAAATTTCCTATCTAATTAAAGAATATGTTGAACAAAAAAATAAAAATCATTTAGTCGGAGCTTCTGTAGCTGTTTCAGGTACTATCGATTCAACAAAAGGTGTTGTTCTAGATTCTTTCATTTTAAATTGGAAAAACGTTGAACTTGGCAAAATCTTAAAAAATATCTTAAAGGTACCTGTTTACATAATAAACGATGCTGATTCTTTCGCTCTTGCTCACTTATGGAAAGGGAAATTAAAAAAATATAAACATGCATTAGTTATGACTCTAGGGGTTGGCATAGGGGGTTCACTTATTGTAAATGGAAATCTTTACACTGGAAACGGCGGGGCCGGAGAAATTGGGCACATGACTATAAAAGGGAATGGAAATAAATGTAGATGTGGTAGCTATGGATGTTTGGAAGCAGAAGCTAGCTTTGAATCTTTGGTTAATAAGATCAACACAAAAAGTGAAAACACGCTCCTCAAAGAATATTATAAAACGTTTAAAAATACGGAGTTATCAGAAATTGACTTTATAAGGTTAGCTTTAAAAGAAGATCCTCAAGTATCACACGAGGTTTTCAACGAATATTCTACATTAATAGGAACAGCCATAAAAAATTTAATCAATATTTTTACTCCTGAATACTTTTTGATAGGCGGAGAAGCCTTAGAGTTTTCAGATTATTTCTTAGAAAACTCTATAAACTATGCAAGAGAAAATGCCTTCGGAAATTTAGGTGAAAGGGTGATTTACGATGTTGATAACTTAGGACCAAAAGCATGGATGTTGGGTGGCGTGTATCAAGTAATTCAAGAGGAGATGTTTTATATCAATGTTTTAGACAGTTTAGAAATACAAAAATTTTGA
- a CDS encoding DUF4910 domain-containing protein produces the protein MIDLKDIFYEFSSRNAFELIRKISDFHRAKGSLEYSKAREIIQNYLKNSTLLTFPMSETYNTWQSPPSWNLKGGFLKYQRGKYIVSDLSLTPISAIFLSDKTDGIEKLKVFDVGKGETEEDYKNFESGNAVLADGNPTLVYHYAVEKFNARCVLSYYMKAQDKSIGRTPELLPDTINYTSFPSFKNKYAFGYALSYDQFQELREKLKKEKVYIEAFLDADQGTNNLEVLQENLGKDTDQPAIILTAHLCHPKPGANDNASGSALLAEIMRVLEKFQDHLNRKIIGLWVAEMYGTAAYLTTEFPKNAYVINLDMVGEDQFKTGSTLKLTPSPWAIPSFLAELLYANLEYSAFRSSFERYSGGSDHYMFSDPSLGIPAVSLTNWPNRYYHSSDDTVDKCSKDTLDWIGKAVLKTIYDLDNMGEEVSAQVKGQIINNHFKLVNVQNKLITNYVNYMTYLKLKQFSKYGNVEEELINFFKEKINFDLIPSQKRKIRKNIGPISDSWHNITDRKWMNQISEKIPNFRDFLDIFLNIFELGFSKEDAIIIAKAELGIEEDLKAEVNHYMQRLKEEKLIEM, from the coding sequence ATGATAGATTTAAAAGATATATTTTACGAATTTTCCTCAAGAAATGCTTTTGAATTAATCAGAAAAATCTCCGATTTTCACAGAGCAAAAGGTAGCTTGGAATATTCCAAGGCGAGAGAAATAATCCAAAATTATTTGAAAAATTCAACGTTGTTAACCTTTCCTATGAGTGAAACTTACAACACGTGGCAAAGTCCTCCAAGCTGGAATCTAAAGGGAGGTTTTTTAAAATATCAAAGGGGAAAATATATCGTCTCTGATCTTTCTCTAACACCTATCTCAGCAATATTTCTATCAGATAAAACTGATGGAATAGAGAAACTGAAAGTCTTCGATGTAGGAAAAGGAGAAACAGAGGAAGACTACAAAAATTTTGAATCCGGAAATGCTGTATTGGCTGATGGTAACCCCACTTTAGTCTACCACTATGCTGTAGAAAAATTCAACGCGAGGTGTGTCCTCAGTTATTACATGAAAGCTCAGGATAAATCCATAGGAAGAACTCCAGAACTTTTACCCGACACCATTAATTATACTTCTTTCCCAAGTTTTAAAAATAAGTACGCCTTTGGTTACGCCTTATCTTATGATCAATTTCAAGAATTAAGGGAAAAGCTAAAAAAAGAAAAAGTTTACATAGAAGCCTTTTTGGATGCAGATCAAGGAACAAATAACCTAGAAGTCTTACAAGAAAACTTAGGGAAAGATACCGATCAACCAGCTATTATTTTAACCGCTCATTTGTGTCATCCAAAACCAGGAGCCAACGACAATGCAAGCGGCTCAGCATTGTTGGCAGAAATAATGAGAGTATTAGAGAAATTCCAAGACCACTTAAACAGAAAAATCATTGGTCTTTGGGTAGCAGAGATGTACGGTACAGCCGCTTATTTAACAACAGAATTCCCAAAAAACGCTTACGTTATAAACTTAGATATGGTGGGGGAAGATCAATTTAAAACAGGATCAACTCTTAAATTAACTCCATCCCCCTGGGCAATACCTTCTTTTTTAGCAGAACTTCTTTACGCGAACTTAGAATATTCTGCTTTTAGATCATCTTTCGAAAGATATTCTGGAGGTTCTGATCATTACATGTTTTCAGACCCCAGCTTGGGAATACCTGCTGTGTCATTAACAAATTGGCCCAATAGATATTACCATTCAAGCGATGACACGGTTGATAAATGTTCAAAAGACACCCTTGACTGGATAGGAAAAGCTGTTTTAAAAACTATCTACGATTTAGACAACATGGGTGAAGAAGTTTCGGCACAAGTGAAAGGCCAAATTATAAACAATCATTTCAAGTTAGTCAATGTTCAAAACAAACTCATCACCAATTATGTAAATTATATGACGTACCTAAAACTAAAACAGTTCTCCAAATATGGAAATGTTGAAGAAGAATTAATTAACTTTTTCAAAGAAAAAATTAACTTTGATTTGATCCCATCCCAAAAAAGAAAGATAAGAAAAAATATAGGACCGATTTCTGATTCGTGGCACAATATCACAGACAGAAAATGGATGAACCAAATTAGCGAAAAAATACCTAACTTTAGAGATTTCTTAGACATATTTTTAAATATATTTGAACTAGGATTTTCAAAAGAAGATGCTATTATAATTGCAAAAGCAGAGTTGGGAATTGAGGAAGATTTAAAAGCAGAAGTTAATCATTATATGCAAAGATTAAAAGAAGAAAAATTAATCGAAATGTGA
- a CDS encoding carbohydrate ABC transporter permease: MERKISKKIINIGIFCVLILGAIIMTFPFYYMFITSLKETGYIFTVPPQLIPKPATFQNYITVWKETDFPRYFINSVTITLPAIILNVLLSTLTAYGFARYNFPGKETFFSLLIATLAVPGLLLIIPQFDIVSKIRWLMDNKITLILTGGIGGIAFNAFFLRGFFEAMPVEYEESAELDGANAWQRFIYIVFPQALPSVGALTIMSFLGIWDDYFWPSLILTSKNNWTLPIGIMTFHGQYSVQWNVLFAGTMISLAPVLVVYVLFQKYFIQSVSEGGLKL, translated from the coding sequence ATGGAAAGAAAAATCTCAAAAAAAATAATTAATATAGGTATTTTTTGTGTTTTAATTTTAGGAGCAATAATAATGACTTTTCCATTCTATTATATGTTTATAACTTCCTTAAAGGAAACAGGTTATATTTTCACCGTTCCACCTCAATTAATCCCTAAGCCTGCCACATTCCAAAATTATATAACTGTCTGGAAAGAAACAGATTTTCCCAGATACTTTATAAACAGCGTCACCATAACGCTTCCTGCAATTATTTTGAATGTTCTATTATCCACTTTAACGGCATATGGATTTGCAAGGTATAATTTTCCAGGGAAAGAAACTTTTTTCTCCCTTCTAATTGCTACTTTAGCCGTACCAGGATTACTTCTCATAATTCCTCAATTCGACATTGTTAGTAAAATAAGATGGTTGATGGACAACAAAATTACACTTATTTTAACAGGAGGAATAGGAGGAATTGCATTCAACGCCTTTTTCTTGAGGGGATTTTTTGAAGCTATGCCTGTTGAATACGAAGAAAGCGCAGAATTGGATGGAGCCAATGCCTGGCAGAGATTTATTTATATAGTTTTCCCACAAGCTCTCCCTTCTGTAGGAGCGTTAACTATAATGTCTTTTTTGGGAATATGGGACGACTATTTTTGGCCATCTTTGATATTAACTTCAAAGAACAATTGGACATTGCCTATCGGTATAATGACTTTCCACGGTCAATATAGCGTTCAATGGAATGTTTTATTTGCGGGAACTATGATTTCTTTGGCTCCTGTATTAGTAGTTTATGTCCTATTTCAAAAGTATTTTATACAATCAGTTTCTGAAGGAGGTTTAAAACTCTGA
- a CDS encoding extracellular solute-binding protein, whose product MKKAFFLLVVVLISTFMLAQVKEVIFWHSYSTTSGEYKLLTEEIIPEFEREHSNIKITEVQVPYDEMRRRLIVSTAAAQYPDVMRMDIIWVPQFADIGVLLPVDEEFPKDFQQIKDDFLTGPLATNYWKGHYYGVPLDTNTRVLLWNREMFEESGLTAPPTNMEEFIKYIKILTKDTDGDGQIDQWGFADTGFGPWNSMPWIYSFGGQILDPTNSKAEGYINAPESVEALKTFKDLYNQGYIAPIGGGGIGVLEGYAEGIYAMTFDGPWSWSIIKGQYPDSEINYSLIPAGKGGSKSVVGGEDIVIFNSTKYKEEAWEFVKFLTSKDVQLKFATVGQMPILNGLLDEPEIKEHPFFPVYLKQLETAVPRSPHPAWNEINDILDSAWQNAVIGGVEAQDALDNAAYEIEEILNDYR is encoded by the coding sequence ATGAAAAAAGCATTTTTTTTGTTGGTTGTGGTACTTATTAGCACCTTCATGTTAGCTCAGGTTAAGGAAGTTATTTTTTGGCATAGTTATTCCACTACTTCTGGTGAGTATAAACTATTAACTGAAGAAATTATACCGGAATTTGAAAGAGAACATTCGAACATCAAAATTACAGAAGTTCAAGTTCCTTATGATGAAATGAGAAGAAGATTGATCGTAAGCACAGCAGCTGCACAATACCCTGACGTTATGAGGATGGATATTATCTGGGTCCCACAATTTGCTGATATTGGCGTCTTATTGCCAGTCGATGAGGAATTTCCTAAGGATTTTCAACAAATTAAAGATGACTTTTTAACTGGCCCACTGGCTACAAATTACTGGAAAGGTCACTATTATGGAGTTCCTTTGGATACAAATACAAGAGTTTTGTTATGGAACCGTGAAATGTTTGAAGAAAGTGGATTAACTGCGCCTCCAACAAATATGGAAGAATTTATTAAATATATCAAAATTTTAACCAAAGATACTGATGGAGACGGACAGATTGACCAATGGGGTTTTGCAGATACTGGTTTCGGACCATGGAATAGTATGCCTTGGATATATTCTTTTGGTGGTCAAATCCTTGATCCAACAAATTCGAAGGCAGAAGGATACATAAATGCACCTGAAAGTGTCGAAGCTTTAAAAACATTTAAAGATTTATACAATCAAGGCTATATTGCTCCTATCGGAGGAGGGGGAATTGGTGTATTAGAAGGATATGCTGAAGGCATTTATGCTATGACCTTTGATGGTCCATGGTCTTGGAGTATTATAAAAGGTCAGTATCCCGATTCAGAAATTAATTATTCCCTCATTCCTGCTGGTAAAGGAGGATCCAAGTCTGTTGTCGGTGGTGAAGACATAGTTATTTTCAACTCTACTAAATACAAAGAAGAAGCATGGGAGTTTGTAAAATTCTTGACCTCAAAGGATGTTCAGCTAAAATTTGCAACTGTTGGTCAGATGCCAATATTGAATGGATTACTTGACGAACCTGAAATTAAAGAACATCCATTCTTCCCAGTTTATCTAAAACAATTAGAAACAGCAGTTCCTCGCTCCCCTCATCCTGCTTGGAACGAAATCAACGATATTTTGGATAGTGCCTGGCAAAATGCGGTTATAGGAGGAGTAGAGGCACAGGATGCTTTAGATAACGCCGCTTATGAAATTGAAGAAATTCTGAATGACTATAGATAA
- the galT gene encoding galactose-1-phosphate uridylyltransferase produces the protein MMELRKDPIIKRWVIISSERSKRPMDFKKQQPKSEDSFCPFDYGNEYSTPEEIIAFRDANSTPNSPGWWVRVVPNKFPALHSENELKKQGIGIYDQMSGYGYHEVIIETPQHNAKFADMPMDQIKEIIWAYIKRFQTIRKDKRIKYVQIFKNKGEEAGASLLHPHSQLIATPIVPITIKSEIEGSKSYYDFRERCVYCDIINQELKDKQRVVFKTDEFIVIEPYASRFPYETWLLPLKHSHDFGSLENKPTLVEDLAKTISIITKRFDKKLDDPPFNLFIHTSPFIDGLELYYHWHIEILPRLTNVAGFEWGTGFHINHVSPEQACNDLIEEKDIL, from the coding sequence ATGATGGAATTGAGAAAAGATCCTATAATAAAAAGATGGGTTATAATATCTTCCGAACGATCGAAAAGACCCATGGATTTCAAAAAGCAACAGCCAAAATCAGAAGACTCATTCTGCCCTTTTGATTATGGAAATGAATACAGTACCCCGGAAGAAATAATAGCCTTTAGAGATGCTAACTCTACTCCAAACTCCCCAGGATGGTGGGTTCGTGTTGTTCCAAATAAATTTCCAGCACTCCACTCTGAAAACGAACTCAAAAAACAAGGTATCGGGATATACGACCAAATGTCTGGCTATGGATATCATGAAGTCATTATAGAAACTCCACAACATAACGCAAAATTTGCAGATATGCCAATGGATCAAATAAAAGAAATAATATGGGCTTACATAAAAAGGTTCCAAACAATAAGAAAAGATAAAAGAATAAAATACGTTCAAATATTCAAAAACAAAGGAGAAGAAGCTGGCGCTTCCCTTTTACATCCGCACTCACAACTCATTGCTACTCCTATCGTTCCTATTACGATTAAATCCGAAATAGAAGGCTCCAAATCTTATTATGACTTTCGAGAAAGATGTGTCTATTGTGACATAATAAACCAAGAGTTAAAAGACAAACAAAGGGTAGTTTTCAAAACGGATGAGTTCATTGTTATAGAACCTTACGCCTCCAGATTTCCATACGAAACATGGTTACTTCCACTAAAACATTCACATGACTTCGGATCCTTAGAAAACAAACCGACATTAGTTGAAGATCTAGCAAAAACCATTTCTATTATAACCAAAAGGTTTGATAAAAAACTCGACGATCCACCATTTAATTTATTCATACACACTTCACCGTTTATAGATGGGCTGGAACTATATTATCATTGGCATATAGAAATATTACCGAGATTAACTAATGTGGCAGGTTTTGAATGGGGTACAGGCTTTCATATTAACCACGTTTCCCCCGAACAAGCCTGTAATGACCTTATAGAAGAAAAAGACATTCTTTGA